A portion of the Tenacibaculum todarodis genome contains these proteins:
- a CDS encoding tRNA pseudouridine synthase A, with product MKTLQLKVNDKVYDKVLALLGKFNKDEIEIISTNENFIATKKNLQNELSEIEQGKASFVSEEELKCRLDKIV from the coding sequence ATGAAAACATTACAGCTAAAAGTAAACGATAAAGTTTACGATAAAGTTCTTGCTTTGTTGGGCAAATTCAATAAAGATGAAATTGAAATCATTAGTACAAATGAAAATTTTATAGCTACAAAAAAAAACTTACAAAATGAACTTTCTGAAATTGAACAAGGAAAAGCTTCCTTTGTTTCAGAAGAAGAATTAAAATGCCGGCTAGACAAAATTGTTTAA